The following are from one region of the Qipengyuania flava genome:
- a CDS encoding NTP transferase domain-containing protein, whose translation MSSENNGKVTALIMAGKRSGIHDPLAERAGVAQKCVVPVGGMPMIERVVMNVAKSPRIGEIRVVAHEPEEIAAIPSIAKLVEEGRLVFKPGAFNLVDSVFAGAEGSSYPIMITTADNCLWLPEDFTEFADNAIASKAGAAAALARKEDVIAADPQGQAKFYEFSDGGYSNCNAYWIGDAKALSAAEIMRGGGQFVKFPSRIAKAFGVMNLIRFYLGWGTKEKLFAQVSRRFGFELKPLVMSNGYCAIDVDNERTFEVTEKLLAKRLATA comes from the coding sequence ATGAGCAGCGAAAACAATGGCAAGGTGACGGCCCTCATCATGGCGGGCAAGCGGTCGGGCATCCACGATCCGCTCGCAGAGCGCGCCGGCGTGGCGCAGAAATGCGTCGTTCCCGTGGGCGGCATGCCCATGATCGAGCGTGTCGTGATGAATGTCGCGAAGAGCCCGCGTATCGGCGAAATCCGCGTCGTCGCGCACGAGCCGGAGGAGATCGCGGCGATTCCCTCGATTGCGAAACTGGTCGAGGAAGGCCGCCTTGTCTTCAAGCCGGGCGCCTTCAACCTGGTCGACAGCGTGTTCGCAGGGGCCGAGGGTTCGAGCTATCCCATCATGATCACCACGGCCGACAACTGCCTGTGGCTGCCGGAAGATTTCACCGAGTTTGCCGACAACGCCATCGCCAGCAAGGCGGGCGCTGCCGCGGCCCTTGCCCGAAAGGAAGACGTGATCGCCGCCGACCCGCAGGGCCAGGCCAAGTTCTACGAGTTTTCCGACGGCGGCTATTCCAACTGCAACGCCTACTGGATCGGCGATGCCAAGGCGCTTTCGGCGGCTGAAATCATGCGCGGTGGCGGCCAGTTCGTGAAGTTCCCGAGCCGTATCGCCAAGGCCTTCGGCGTGATGAACCTCATCCGCTTCTATCTCGGCTGGGGCACGAAGGAGAAGCTGTTCGCTCAGGTCTCGCGCCGTTTCGGCTTCGAGCTGAAACCGCTGGTGATGAGCAATGGATACTGCGCGATCGACGTCGACAACGAACGCACCTTCGAGGTGACGGAAAAGTTGCTGGCCAAGCGCCTCGCCACCGCCTGA
- a CDS encoding enoyl-CoA hydratase-related protein gives MSFETITVEQRDAVTLITLNRPKALNALNSKVLEELIEAFAAYQADSSQLCAVLTGSGDKAFAAGADIKEMSEKAAADFYLDDFFSPWTSEIVKKTRKPWIAAVNGFALGGGCELAMMADFIIASENAKFGQPEINLGVAPGMGGSQRLTKAIGKSKAMEMCLTGRMMGAEEAERANLVARVVPHDTLVDEAMKTAATIASKPPMAAIANKEMVNAAFETSLDQGLIIERRIFQILTASEDKKEGMAAFVEKREGTWKGR, from the coding sequence ATGAGCTTCGAAACGATAACCGTCGAACAGCGCGATGCCGTCACGCTGATCACCCTCAATCGCCCCAAGGCGCTGAACGCGCTCAACAGCAAGGTGCTGGAGGAGCTGATCGAGGCCTTTGCCGCCTACCAGGCCGACAGCAGCCAGCTGTGCGCCGTCCTCACCGGTTCGGGCGACAAGGCCTTTGCAGCCGGTGCCGACATCAAGGAAATGAGCGAGAAGGCGGCGGCCGACTTCTACCTCGATGATTTCTTCAGCCCGTGGACGAGCGAGATCGTCAAAAAGACCCGCAAGCCGTGGATCGCCGCGGTGAATGGCTTCGCACTGGGCGGCGGGTGCGAGCTTGCGATGATGGCAGACTTCATCATCGCCTCGGAGAACGCCAAGTTCGGCCAGCCCGAAATCAACCTCGGCGTCGCGCCCGGCATGGGCGGCAGCCAGCGCCTCACGAAGGCTATCGGCAAGTCGAAGGCCATGGAAATGTGCCTGACCGGCCGCATGATGGGCGCCGAGGAAGCCGAGCGCGCCAACCTCGTCGCACGCGTCGTGCCGCATGACACGCTGGTCGATGAAGCCATGAAGACCGCTGCGACCATCGCGAGCAAGCCTCCGATGGCCGCCATCGCGAACAAGGAAATGGTCAATGCTGCTTTCGAAACCAGCCTCGACCAGGGCCTGATCATCGAACGCCGCATCTTCCAGATCCTCACTGCGAGCGAGGACAAGAAGGAAGGCATGGCCGCCTTCGTCGAAAAGCGCGAAGGGACCTGGAAGGGGCGCTGA
- a CDS encoding Nmad3 family putative nucleotide modification protein, with product MRIIFSRKGFDSAAGGGPSPIVDGRPLSLPIPAGAASRTTYGDLGLGDHAGRASRGKLGANDLCHHDPMFRADGTCLFGQCGAAQTHLENQGVGIGDVFLFFGLFREEGEAPHHRIFGYLKVETIAHLADNIPQVLLDADHPHALALHASNDAVYAGEGRQAARASDALRLTVPEGPPSLWKRPDWLKPGGLTYHDRADRWLRGSRLRSVARGQEFVADIGRRQAPRAWLDRILDEIGQ from the coding sequence ATGCGGATTATCTTCTCTCGCAAGGGGTTCGACAGCGCAGCCGGTGGCGGCCCGTCGCCGATTGTCGATGGACGCCCGTTGAGCCTGCCGATCCCGGCCGGTGCTGCCTCGCGCACGACCTATGGCGATCTCGGCCTTGGCGACCACGCCGGCCGAGCGAGCCGCGGCAAGCTTGGCGCCAACGACCTGTGCCACCACGACCCCATGTTCCGGGCGGACGGCACGTGCCTCTTCGGCCAGTGCGGCGCCGCGCAGACGCATCTTGAGAACCAGGGCGTGGGGATCGGTGATGTCTTCCTGTTCTTCGGGTTGTTCCGCGAAGAAGGCGAGGCGCCGCACCACCGCATCTTCGGCTATCTGAAGGTCGAGACGATCGCGCATCTGGCCGATAATATCCCTCAGGTGCTGCTCGACGCGGATCACCCGCATGCGTTGGCTCTGCATGCAAGCAACGATGCTGTTTACGCAGGCGAAGGACGGCAGGCGGCGCGGGCGAGCGATGCGCTGCGCCTGACCGTCCCGGAAGGACCGCCATCGCTCTGGAAGAGGCCCGACTGGCTGAAACCCGGCGGCCTCACCTATCACGACCGCGCTGACCGTTGGCTGCGTGGTAGCCGGTTGCGCAGCGTGGCGCGCGGGCAGGAATTCGTCGCCGACATCGGGAGGCGGCAGGCGCCGCGTGCCTGGCTCGACAGGATTCTCGACGAGATCGGGCAATAA
- a CDS encoding enoyl-CoA hydratase/isomerase family protein, with product MTDDILIHRHGRVGHISLNRPKALHALTLDMCHAMSAALTEWAEDEEIEAVILDHAEGRGFCAGGDINLLRHSALNDGGTSGRKFFHDEYQLNHQMMTYEKPIVAFMDGITMGGGVGIALPCKYRVATENTRFAMPETGIGLFPDVGGGWHLSRLGGRLGQFLALTGARLDGAECLWAGIATHYLPCEMIADAKARIIEKPTRIPGVLSEMVGTPPKARIEGNADKIRKHFASDSYEDILASLEQAAEDGDEWAIKERDTLGTKSPQTCKVALRQLATSEGLDSFADNMVMEYRIASRVLTRPDFAEGVRAVIVDKTNDPKWDPATPEGVSEDLLDQIFAPLPADEEWKPL from the coding sequence ATGACCGACGACATCCTGATCCACCGCCATGGCCGCGTCGGCCATATCTCGCTCAATCGTCCCAAGGCGCTGCATGCGCTGACGCTCGACATGTGCCACGCGATGAGTGCGGCGCTCACCGAATGGGCCGAGGACGAGGAAATCGAGGCCGTCATCCTCGACCATGCCGAAGGACGCGGTTTCTGTGCCGGGGGCGACATCAATCTGCTGCGCCATTCGGCCCTGAACGATGGGGGGACTAGCGGGCGCAAGTTCTTCCACGACGAGTACCAGCTCAACCACCAGATGATGACCTACGAAAAGCCGATCGTGGCTTTCATGGACGGCATCACCATGGGCGGCGGCGTGGGCATAGCGCTCCCATGTAAGTACCGCGTCGCGACCGAGAACACGCGTTTTGCCATGCCCGAAACCGGCATCGGCCTGTTCCCCGACGTGGGCGGCGGCTGGCATCTCTCGCGCCTCGGCGGGCGGCTCGGCCAGTTTCTCGCGCTCACCGGCGCGCGGCTCGACGGGGCGGAATGCTTGTGGGCCGGGATCGCCACACACTACCTGCCGTGCGAGATGATTGCCGACGCCAAGGCGCGCATCATCGAAAAGCCCACCCGCATCCCCGGCGTGCTGTCCGAAATGGTCGGCACCCCGCCCAAGGCGCGGATCGAGGGCAATGCGGACAAGATCCGCAAGCACTTCGCCTCCGATAGCTACGAGGACATCCTCGCCAGCCTCGAACAGGCGGCCGAGGACGGCGACGAATGGGCGATCAAGGAGCGTGACACGCTCGGCACCAAGAGCCCCCAGACTTGCAAGGTCGCGCTGCGCCAGCTGGCGACCAGCGAGGGCCTCGACAGCTTTGCCGACAACATGGTCATGGAATACCGCATCGCCAGCCGCGTGCTGACCCGCCCCGATTTTGCCGAGGGCGTGCGCGCGGTGATCGTGGACAAGACGAACGATCCCAAATGGGATCCGGCCACCCCCGAGGGCGTGAGCGAGGACCTGCTCGACCAGATCTTTGCCCCGCTGCCCGCCGATGAGGAATGGAAACCCCTATGA
- the mmsB gene encoding 3-hydroxyisobutyrate dehydrogenase: MKIAFIGLGNMGGGMAANLVKAGHEVNAFDLSPDARGSAESGGCDAYDDAKRACEGVDAVVTMLPNGAIVKSVYEGDVFGHAPEGAILLDCSTIDVATAKELAQSANAKGYDMVDAPVSGGIAAATGGTLTFMVGGTEKAFARAEEVLQAMGKAVIHAGDAGAGQTAKICNNMLLAISMIGTAEAMNMAEKLGLDPQKFYEISSQSSGYCWSLNAYTPMPGVGVQSPADNDYKGGFATALMLKDLRLAMEAAETAGTKTPLGAHARELYEAFAEENGGLDFSAIIKSL, from the coding sequence ATGAAAATCGCCTTCATCGGTCTCGGCAACATGGGCGGCGGGATGGCCGCGAACCTCGTCAAGGCGGGGCACGAGGTGAACGCCTTCGACCTCTCGCCCGACGCGCGCGGCTCGGCCGAAAGCGGCGGCTGCGACGCCTATGACGACGCCAAGCGCGCCTGCGAGGGCGTCGACGCGGTCGTCACCATGCTGCCCAACGGCGCCATCGTGAAATCGGTCTACGAAGGCGATGTGTTTGGCCACGCGCCCGAAGGGGCAATCCTGCTCGACTGTTCGACAATCGACGTCGCCACGGCCAAGGAACTGGCCCAAAGCGCAAACGCGAAGGGATACGACATGGTCGATGCGCCGGTTTCCGGCGGCATTGCGGCGGCGACGGGCGGTACGCTCACCTTCATGGTCGGCGGGACCGAGAAGGCCTTCGCCCGCGCCGAAGAAGTGCTGCAGGCGATGGGCAAGGCGGTGATCCACGCAGGTGACGCGGGCGCAGGCCAGACGGCCAAGATCTGCAACAACATGCTGCTCGCGATCAGCATGATCGGCACGGCGGAAGCGATGAACATGGCCGAAAAACTCGGCCTCGACCCGCAGAAGTTCTACGAGATTTCCAGCCAGTCCTCGGGCTATTGCTGGTCCTTGAACGCCTATACGCCCATGCCCGGTGTCGGCGTGCAGAGCCCGGCGGACAACGACTACAAGGGCGGTTTCGCGACCGCGCTGATGCTAAAGGACCTTCGCCTCGCGATGGAAGCGGCGGAAACCGCCGGCACCAAGACCCCGCTCGGCGCCCACGCGCGCGAGCTCTACGAAGCCTTCGCCGAGGAGAACGGCGGGCTCGATTTCTCGGCGATTATCAAGAGTCTGTAG
- a CDS encoding lipopolysaccharide biosynthesis protein: protein MNRLMRNIGWLLTGRGVNAVLSLVYLALATRTLGLDNFGYFAIILALGQTVTGLANFQTWQFVVRWGAGDEGPADATGFAIALDMLSVVLGLVLAAGLVLSAPYWLPLPPELLPVAFGYCVITLISIRTTPTGLLRLRFAYARATAAEAVQPIVRAVGAGIAAVAMPTVTGFVLAWAAAEVFVAASLWIAAGRMEKIDFSRISLRHIPSAHPGAWRFVWSTNMTGSLNVGAKQVLILLVGAIGGETAAGGFRVASQLGQALVSLAQTVSKAIYPELVHAKDTAHDMARRMANIALIAGVLAVLMTLFFGRPAIALIAGPEFRVYWTMVILAIAGAIELVGASLESLLVSAGRAGTAFVIRAVPTLLGLALLDVAMGWNGTKGAAFTVLGSSALSVVGFWVAIISLSQITITVKPKPELPPKS, encoded by the coding sequence GTGAACCGCCTGATGCGCAATATCGGCTGGCTCCTGACGGGGCGCGGCGTCAACGCGGTGCTGAGCCTCGTCTACCTGGCGCTCGCCACGCGCACGCTCGGGCTCGACAACTTCGGCTATTTCGCGATCATTCTTGCGCTTGGCCAGACGGTTACGGGCCTTGCGAACTTCCAGACATGGCAGTTCGTCGTGCGCTGGGGCGCGGGCGACGAAGGCCCTGCCGACGCCACCGGCTTTGCCATCGCGCTCGACATGCTGTCGGTCGTGCTGGGGCTGGTGCTGGCCGCGGGCCTCGTGCTGAGCGCGCCCTACTGGCTGCCGCTTCCGCCCGAGCTTCTGCCTGTCGCCTTCGGCTACTGCGTAATCACCCTCATCTCCATCCGCACGACGCCGACCGGCCTCTTGCGCCTGCGCTTTGCCTATGCCCGCGCAACGGCGGCGGAGGCGGTGCAGCCCATCGTACGCGCAGTGGGGGCCGGCATTGCGGCGGTCGCCATGCCGACAGTCACCGGCTTCGTCCTTGCATGGGCCGCCGCCGAAGTCTTTGTCGCCGCCTCGCTGTGGATTGCGGCCGGGCGGATGGAAAAGATCGACTTCTCGCGAATTAGCCTGCGCCACATTCCCAGCGCCCATCCCGGCGCCTGGCGCTTCGTGTGGTCGACGAACATGACCGGCAGCCTCAACGTCGGGGCCAAGCAGGTGCTTATCCTGCTGGTGGGCGCAATCGGCGGCGAAACCGCAGCTGGCGGTTTCCGCGTTGCCAGCCAGCTTGGCCAGGCGCTGGTCAGCCTCGCACAGACGGTATCGAAAGCCATCTATCCCGAGCTGGTCCACGCGAAGGACACAGCCCACGACATGGCGCGCCGGATGGCGAACATCGCGCTTATTGCCGGCGTGCTCGCCGTTCTCATGACCCTGTTCTTCGGGCGTCCGGCCATCGCGCTGATCGCGGGGCCCGAGTTCCGCGTCTACTGGACCATGGTCATCCTCGCGATTGCCGGCGCGATCGAGCTGGTCGGGGCAAGCCTTGAAAGCCTGCTGGTCAGCGCCGGCCGCGCCGGAACCGCCTTTGTCATCCGTGCCGTCCCCACCCTCCTTGGCCTTGCCCTGCTCGACGTTGCCATGGGCTGGAACGGGACCAAGGGTGCCGCCTTCACCGTCCTTGGATCCTCGGCCCTGTCGGTGGTGGGCTTCTGGGTCGCGATCATTTCGCTTTCGCAGATCACGATCACGGTGAAGCCCAAGCCGGAGCTGCCGCCCAAGAGCTAG